A window of the Eubacterium sp. 1001713B170207_170306_E7 genome harbors these coding sequences:
- a CDS encoding amidophosphoribosyltransferase encodes MGGIFGVVSKKDCVADLFFGTDYHSHLGTRRGGMAVYDKENGFDRAIHNIENSPFRTKFERDVQEMRGEIGIGCISDSDPQPLIVRAHYGNFVLTTVCRINNADDIVERVLSKHRAHFMEMSSGKVNATELVASIIAGRDNLLDGIKAAQEIVDGSLTMLIMTKDGIYASRDRLGRTPLIIGKKDDGYCASFESFAYQNLGYSDAYELGPNEIVYITADGYETVSPAGKEMKICAFLWTYYGYPTSTYEGVNVEAMRYRCGEALAKRDVDVPVDSVAGVPDSGIAHAIGYANESAIPFSRPLIKYTPTWPRSFMPPTQSMRHLIAKMKLISVDALIKDKKLLFIDDSIVRGTQMSDTASHLFKNGAKEVHVRSACPPIMYGCKYLNFSRSTSEYDLITRRIIHEREGDNDVNVVADYADQNSQNHKEMVDTICKRLKFTSLKYHELEDMIESIGIDPCRVCTYCWNGKE; translated from the coding sequence TTGGGAGGAATTTTTGGAGTTGTATCTAAAAAAGACTGTGTAGCGGATTTGTTCTTTGGAACAGATTATCATTCACACTTAGGAACACGTAGAGGGGGCATGGCTGTCTATGACAAGGAAAATGGCTTTGACCGGGCGATTCACAATATCGAGAATTCACCCTTCCGTACAAAATTTGAGCGTGACGTACAGGAAATGAGAGGCGAGATCGGCATTGGCTGTATCAGCGACAGCGATCCACAGCCGCTGATTGTCCGCGCCCATTACGGTAATTTTGTACTGACTACTGTCTGCCGGATCAACAATGCCGATGACATCGTGGAACGGGTATTGTCCAAGCACCGCGCCCATTTTATGGAAATGAGCAGTGGAAAGGTAAACGCCACCGAGCTGGTCGCATCCATCATTGCCGGCAGAGACAACCTTCTGGATGGCATTAAAGCCGCCCAGGAGATAGTGGACGGCTCCTTAACCATGCTGATCATGACAAAGGACGGCATCTATGCGTCCAGAGACCGCCTGGGGAGAACCCCCTTAATCATCGGCAAAAAGGATGACGGCTACTGCGCCTCTTTTGAATCCTTTGCCTATCAGAATCTGGGCTACAGCGACGCTTATGAGCTGGGGCCAAATGAAATAGTTTATATCACAGCGGATGGTTACGAAACCGTATCGCCGGCGGGCAAGGAGATGAAAATCTGTGCCTTCCTGTGGACCTATTACGGTTATCCAACCTCTACCTATGAAGGGGTGAACGTGGAAGCAATGCGTTACCGCTGCGGCGAGGCACTGGCAAAACGGGACGTGGATGTACCGGTCGACTCGGTGGCCGGGGTTCCGGACTCCGGGATTGCGCACGCCATCGGTTATGCCAACGAGTCGGCCATTCCTTTCTCGCGGCCGCTGATCAAGTATACGCCCACCTGGCCAAGAAGCTTTATGCCGCCGACTCAGAGCATGCGGCACCTCATTGCCAAGATGAAGCTCATCTCTGTTGACGCCTTGATTAAGGATAAAAAGCTGTTATTTATTGACGACTCCATTGTCCGTGGAACACAGATGAGTGATACGGCCAGCCACCTGTTTAAAAACGGTGCGAAGGAGGTACACGTCCGCTCAGCCTGTCCGCCGATTATGTATGGCTGCAAGTACCTGAACTTCTCACGCTCGACTTCGGAATATGATCTGATCACCCGCCGTATCATCCATGAACGCGAGGGCGACAACGACGTGAACGTTGTGGCCGACTACGCGGATCAGAACTCCCAGAATCATAAAGAAATGGTCGACACGATCTGCAAGCGCCTTAAATTTACATCGCTCAAGTACCATGAGCTGGAGGACATGATCGAGTCGATCGGGATTGATCCCTGCAGGGTTTGTACCTACTGCTGGAACGGTAAGGAATAG